The proteins below are encoded in one region of Xenopus laevis strain J_2021 chromosome 8L, Xenopus_laevis_v10.1, whole genome shotgun sequence:
- the adar-a gene encoding double-stranded RNA-specific adenosine deaminase isoform X2, translating to MLSHADSLYPFSKPQEYQPQSFLDQQRNFLLGNTSASSLPTAAWHSYRTPPKDCDPPKYTRPQPQVQAQPHFGNRGPPGHICSLSQAFGSLSVSRDPLENIVLTFFRGQGDTQTFTAKALAWQFKVKKKHINYFLYKFQTKGLLCKNSGTPPLWKISSITSHPPATPSSGSSYPGNSSPVEAWATTDSEDTSVTSSPEDMATNSAKVCEFLYNSPPSTPFIIRKNVGISKMPELTQILNTLEKQGEACKASTNPVKWTLTAKKRERMLIKKRAAEIHEMEMKLEEVTETEVPEPPTEKELENGQQAVPVLEASNVELVEGQVPGGGFLADQNLEASDEPPRKRAKGGDEFDDFENGKWASDDIPEAMNTMNTADALAVTQEELGKEYPQAYEPVKELSRLDKLLACQEKNPVSGLLEFTHYCSQQCDFVLLNQSGPSHDPRFKIQAVIDGRHFPVAEASSKKTAKKDAASLALRILLREEQGGTEEEVMIEYMQVPEVNEEKLPAQPSFPCNKNPISVLMEHGQKSGSMCEFQLVQQEGPPHDPKFTYTVKIGNQTFPPVVANSKKMAKQLAAEAAVRELLGDGALQPEMFDPCCNPSATEFPTIPELSAEDLKMAQTSSVGDLIKYLNANPVSGLLEYARAKGFAAEFKMVNQTGPPHDPKFVFQAKVGGRWFPAVSASNKKQAKAEAADAALRVLIGEAEKAAREGDIMAELPVSGSTFHDQIAMLSHQKFNSLTARIQNSLLGRKILAAIIMKKSSDDLGTVVSIGTGNRCVKGEELSLRGETVNDCHAEIVSRRGFIRFLYSQLMKYNPDVPGDSIFEEADGDLLRVRPGVTFHLYISTAPCGDGALFDKSCSDQPSAEGDTKHCPIFENVKQGKLRTKVENGEGTIPVESSDIVPTWDGIQHGERLRTMSCSDKILRWNVLGLQGGLLTHFMEPVYLSSLTLGYLFSKGHLTRAICCRMSRDGDAFQNQLPDLYLVNHPEVGRVSVYDSTRQTGKTKESSVNWCLADEEAEVLDGTKGKVEGAKLEISRVSKLHMFTLFQELCLLRGRHDLLALSSYSDVKATVGTYQTARGQFFRALEQMGYGNWISKPQEEKCFSLSI from the exons ATGCTGTCCCATGCAGACTCCCTCTATCCATTCTCTAAGCCACAG GAATACCAGCCACAAAGCTTCCTTGACCAGCAGAGAAACTTCCTCTTGGGAAACACCTCGGCCTCTTCTCTCCCCACTGCTGCTTGGCACTCATACCGCACCCCCCCAAAGGACTGCGACCCACCCAAATATACACGGCCACAACCTCAAGTGCAAGCCCAGCCACACTTCGGCAACCGGGGACCTCCTGGACATATCTGCAGTCTCTCCCAAGCTTTCGGATCACTGTCAGTCTCTCGCGACCCCTTAGAAAATATCGTATTGACCTTCTTCAGGGGGCAAGGGGACACCCAGACCTTTACAGCAAAAGCATTAGCTTGGCAGTTTAAggtgaaaaaaaagcacattaacTATTTCTTATACAAATTTCAGACAAAGGGTTTGCTCTGCAAGAATTCTGGGACACCTCCACTGTGGAAAATCTCATCTATCACCTCCCATCCTCCAGCGACCCCAAGCAGTGGCAGCAGCTATCCGGGGAACTCCTCTCCAGTAGAAGCGTGGGCCACCACTGATTCTGAAGACACTTCAGTTACCAGCTCCCCCGAGGACATGGCAACAAACAGTGCGAAAGTCTGTGAGTTCCTTTACAATTCTCCACCCTCCACGCCCTTCATCATCCGCAAGAATGTCGGGATCTCTAAAATGCCCGAACTCACTCAGATCTTAAACACTCTGGAAAAGCAAGGCGAAGCGTGCAAGGCGAGTACGAACCCCGTGAAATGGACTCTCACGGCCAAGAAGCGCGAGAGGATGCTGATTAAAAAAAGGGCGGCCGAAATCCACGAGATGGAGATGAAATTGGAAGAAGTTACAGAAACGGAGGTGCCGGAGCCTCCCACTGAGAAGGAACTTGAAAACGGGCAACAAGCCGTCCCTGTGCTGGAAGCCAGCAATGTGGAGCTCGTCGAGGGGCAAGTCCCTGGTGGGGGTTTTCTTGCTGACCAAAATCTGGAGGCATCTGATGAACCTCCAAGGAAGCGTGCAAAGGGGGGTGATGAGTTTGATGACTTTGAAAATGGCAAGTGGGCTTCTGATGATATCCCCGAAGCTATGAACACTATGAACACAGCCGATGCTCTGGCAGTAACCCAGGAGGAACTCGGGAAGGAATACCCACAGGCTTATGAACCCGTCAAGGAATTAAGCCGTTTGGATAAGCTACTGGCGTGCCAAGAGAAGAACCCTGTTAGTGGCCTCCTGGAATTTACTCACTACTGCTCCCAGCAGTGTGACTTTGTTCTCCTCAACCAGAGTGGACCTTCTCACGACCCCCG CTTCAAAATACAGGCCGTGATCGATGGCCGCCATTTCCCAGTGGCTGAAGCCAGCAGCAAAAAGACGGCCAAAAAAGATGCAGCATCGCTTGCTCTTCGTATACTCCTCCGAGAAGAGCAGGGTGGGACAGAAGAAGAGGTTATGATTGAATACATGCAAGTTCCAGAAGTTAATGAAGAG AAGTTACCAGCGCAGCCATCTTTCCCCTGCAACAAAAATCCCATCAGCGTTCTCATGGAACACGGGCAGAAGTCTGGCAGTATGTGTGAATTCCAGCTCGTTCAACAAGAAGGACCTCCCCATGACCCCAA GTTCACCTATACTGTAAAGATTGGAAACCAGACCTTCCCTCCTGTAGTGGCAAACAGCAAGAAGATGGCCAAACAGCTAGCCGCTGAAGCTGCAGTGCGGGAACTCCTGGGAGACGGCGCGCTGCAGCCTGAGATG TTCGACCCATGTTGCAATCCCAGCGCAACTGAGTTTCCTACAATTCCAGAACTCTCTGCAGAAGATCTGAAAATGGCTCAGACGTCCAGTGTTGGCGACTTAATTAAGTATCTAAACGCCAACCCGGTCAGCGGCCTTCTGGAGTACGCTCGTGCCAAGGGATTTGCAGCGGAGTTCAAGATGGTCAACCAAACTGGACCACCCCATGACCCAAA GTTTGTGTTTCAAGCAAAGGTTGGCGGTCGCTGGTTCCCGGCCGTTAGCGCATCTAACAAGAAACAAGCCAAGGCTGAAGCTGCCGATGCAGCGCTGAGGGTTCTAATCGGTGAAGCAGAAAAGGCAGCTCGGGAAGGGGATATCATGGCTGAG CTCCCGGTGAGCGGAAGTACTTTCCACGACCAGATTGCCATGCTAAGTCACCAGAAGTTCAACAGCCTTACAGCCCGGATCCAGAATAGTCTGCTGGGCAGAAAGATCTTAGCTGCCATCATCATGAAGAAGAGCAGCGATGACTTGGGCACCGTGGTCAGCATTGGGACTG GGAATCGCTGTGTGAAGGGAGAAGAACTGAGTCTGAGGGGAGAGACCGTTAATGATTGTCACGCAGAGATTGTCTCCCGCCGGGGATTTATAAG GTTTCTGTACAGCCAGCTGATGAAGTACAACCCAGACGTGCCAGGTGACAGTATATTTGAAGAAGCAGACGGGGATTTGTTAAGGGTTCGCCCAGGTGTGACCTTCCACTTATATATAAG CACTGCTCCTTGTGGTGATGGGGCGCTGTTTGACAAATCCTGCAGTGACCAGCCTTCTGCAGAGGGGGACACCAAGCACTGTCCCATTTTTGAGAATGTGAAGCAGGGCAAGCTGCGAACTAAAGTGGAAAATG GTGAGGGAACTATTCCTGTTGAGTCCAGCGATATTGTTCCCACCTGGGATGGGATTCAGCACGGGGAGAGACTTCGTACCATGTCTTGCAGCGATAAGATCCTGCGCTGGAATGTACTGGGCCTTCAAGGAGGTCTCCTTACACACTTTATGGAGCCCGTGTACCTCAGCTCTCTAACACTCG GTTATCTGTTCAGCAAAGGTCACCTGACGCGGGCCATCTGCTGCCGTATGTCACGAGACGGAGACGCCTTCCAGAACCAACTGCCGGACCTTTATCTCGTTAACCACCCAGAG GTGGGACGGGTCAGTGTCTACGATTCCACACGACAGACGGGAAAGACTAAAGAGTCCAGCGTGAACTGGTGTCTGGCAGACGAGGAAGCGGAAGTGCTGGATGGAACCAAGGGAAAAGTGGAGGG AGCCAAACTTGAGATCTCGCGTGTGTCCAAACTGCACATGTTCACCCTGTTCCAAGAACTCTGCCTCCTGCGCGGGCGCCACGACCTCTTAGCGCTCAGCAGCTACAGCGACGTCAAGGCCACAGTCGGCACTTACCAAACTGCCAGGGGACAGTTCTTTAGGGCTCTGGAGCAGATGGGCTATGGCAACTGGATCAGCAAACCGCAAGAGGAGAAATGCTTTTCCCTCTCCATTTAA
- the adar-a gene encoding double-stranded RNA-specific adenosine deaminase isoform X1 codes for MLSHADSLYPFSKPQEYQPQSFLDQQRNFLLGNTSASSLPTAAWHSYRTPPKDCDPPKYTRPQPQVQAQPHFGNRGPPGHICSLSQAFGSLSVSRDPLENIVLTFFRGQGDTQTFTAKALAWQFKVKKKHINYFLYKFQTKGLLCKNSGTPPLWKISSITSHPPATPSSGSSYPGNSSPVEAWATTDSEDTSVTSSPEDMATNSAKVCEFLYNSPPSTPFIIRKNVGISKMPELTQILNTLEKQGEACKASTNPVKWTLTAKKRERMLIKKRAAEIHEMEMKLEEVTETEVPEPPTEKELENGQQAVPVLEASNVELVEGQVPGGGFLADQNLEASDEPPRKRAKGGDEFDDFENGKWASDDIPEAMNTMNTADALAVTQEELGKEYPQAYEPVKELSRLDKLLACQEKNPVSGLLEFTHYCSQQCDFVLLNQSGPSHDPRFKIQAVIDGRHFPVAEASSKKTAKKDAASLALRILLREEQGGTEEEVMIEYMQVPEVNEEQKLPAQPSFPCNKNPISVLMEHGQKSGSMCEFQLVQQEGPPHDPKFTYTVKIGNQTFPPVVANSKKMAKQLAAEAAVRELLGDGALQPEMFDPCCNPSATEFPTIPELSAEDLKMAQTSSVGDLIKYLNANPVSGLLEYARAKGFAAEFKMVNQTGPPHDPKFVFQAKVGGRWFPAVSASNKKQAKAEAADAALRVLIGEAEKAAREGDIMAELPVSGSTFHDQIAMLSHQKFNSLTARIQNSLLGRKILAAIIMKKSSDDLGTVVSIGTGNRCVKGEELSLRGETVNDCHAEIVSRRGFIRFLYSQLMKYNPDVPGDSIFEEADGDLLRVRPGVTFHLYISTAPCGDGALFDKSCSDQPSAEGDTKHCPIFENVKQGKLRTKVENGEGTIPVESSDIVPTWDGIQHGERLRTMSCSDKILRWNVLGLQGGLLTHFMEPVYLSSLTLGYLFSKGHLTRAICCRMSRDGDAFQNQLPDLYLVNHPEVGRVSVYDSTRQTGKTKESSVNWCLADEEAEVLDGTKGKVEGAKLEISRVSKLHMFTLFQELCLLRGRHDLLALSSYSDVKATVGTYQTARGQFFRALEQMGYGNWISKPQEEKCFSLSI; via the exons ATGCTGTCCCATGCAGACTCCCTCTATCCATTCTCTAAGCCACAG GAATACCAGCCACAAAGCTTCCTTGACCAGCAGAGAAACTTCCTCTTGGGAAACACCTCGGCCTCTTCTCTCCCCACTGCTGCTTGGCACTCATACCGCACCCCCCCAAAGGACTGCGACCCACCCAAATATACACGGCCACAACCTCAAGTGCAAGCCCAGCCACACTTCGGCAACCGGGGACCTCCTGGACATATCTGCAGTCTCTCCCAAGCTTTCGGATCACTGTCAGTCTCTCGCGACCCCTTAGAAAATATCGTATTGACCTTCTTCAGGGGGCAAGGGGACACCCAGACCTTTACAGCAAAAGCATTAGCTTGGCAGTTTAAggtgaaaaaaaagcacattaacTATTTCTTATACAAATTTCAGACAAAGGGTTTGCTCTGCAAGAATTCTGGGACACCTCCACTGTGGAAAATCTCATCTATCACCTCCCATCCTCCAGCGACCCCAAGCAGTGGCAGCAGCTATCCGGGGAACTCCTCTCCAGTAGAAGCGTGGGCCACCACTGATTCTGAAGACACTTCAGTTACCAGCTCCCCCGAGGACATGGCAACAAACAGTGCGAAAGTCTGTGAGTTCCTTTACAATTCTCCACCCTCCACGCCCTTCATCATCCGCAAGAATGTCGGGATCTCTAAAATGCCCGAACTCACTCAGATCTTAAACACTCTGGAAAAGCAAGGCGAAGCGTGCAAGGCGAGTACGAACCCCGTGAAATGGACTCTCACGGCCAAGAAGCGCGAGAGGATGCTGATTAAAAAAAGGGCGGCCGAAATCCACGAGATGGAGATGAAATTGGAAGAAGTTACAGAAACGGAGGTGCCGGAGCCTCCCACTGAGAAGGAACTTGAAAACGGGCAACAAGCCGTCCCTGTGCTGGAAGCCAGCAATGTGGAGCTCGTCGAGGGGCAAGTCCCTGGTGGGGGTTTTCTTGCTGACCAAAATCTGGAGGCATCTGATGAACCTCCAAGGAAGCGTGCAAAGGGGGGTGATGAGTTTGATGACTTTGAAAATGGCAAGTGGGCTTCTGATGATATCCCCGAAGCTATGAACACTATGAACACAGCCGATGCTCTGGCAGTAACCCAGGAGGAACTCGGGAAGGAATACCCACAGGCTTATGAACCCGTCAAGGAATTAAGCCGTTTGGATAAGCTACTGGCGTGCCAAGAGAAGAACCCTGTTAGTGGCCTCCTGGAATTTACTCACTACTGCTCCCAGCAGTGTGACTTTGTTCTCCTCAACCAGAGTGGACCTTCTCACGACCCCCG CTTCAAAATACAGGCCGTGATCGATGGCCGCCATTTCCCAGTGGCTGAAGCCAGCAGCAAAAAGACGGCCAAAAAAGATGCAGCATCGCTTGCTCTTCGTATACTCCTCCGAGAAGAGCAGGGTGGGACAGAAGAAGAGGTTATGATTGAATACATGCAAGTTCCAGAAGTTAATGAAGAG CAGAAGTTACCAGCGCAGCCATCTTTCCCCTGCAACAAAAATCCCATCAGCGTTCTCATGGAACACGGGCAGAAGTCTGGCAGTATGTGTGAATTCCAGCTCGTTCAACAAGAAGGACCTCCCCATGACCCCAA GTTCACCTATACTGTAAAGATTGGAAACCAGACCTTCCCTCCTGTAGTGGCAAACAGCAAGAAGATGGCCAAACAGCTAGCCGCTGAAGCTGCAGTGCGGGAACTCCTGGGAGACGGCGCGCTGCAGCCTGAGATG TTCGACCCATGTTGCAATCCCAGCGCAACTGAGTTTCCTACAATTCCAGAACTCTCTGCAGAAGATCTGAAAATGGCTCAGACGTCCAGTGTTGGCGACTTAATTAAGTATCTAAACGCCAACCCGGTCAGCGGCCTTCTGGAGTACGCTCGTGCCAAGGGATTTGCAGCGGAGTTCAAGATGGTCAACCAAACTGGACCACCCCATGACCCAAA GTTTGTGTTTCAAGCAAAGGTTGGCGGTCGCTGGTTCCCGGCCGTTAGCGCATCTAACAAGAAACAAGCCAAGGCTGAAGCTGCCGATGCAGCGCTGAGGGTTCTAATCGGTGAAGCAGAAAAGGCAGCTCGGGAAGGGGATATCATGGCTGAG CTCCCGGTGAGCGGAAGTACTTTCCACGACCAGATTGCCATGCTAAGTCACCAGAAGTTCAACAGCCTTACAGCCCGGATCCAGAATAGTCTGCTGGGCAGAAAGATCTTAGCTGCCATCATCATGAAGAAGAGCAGCGATGACTTGGGCACCGTGGTCAGCATTGGGACTG GGAATCGCTGTGTGAAGGGAGAAGAACTGAGTCTGAGGGGAGAGACCGTTAATGATTGTCACGCAGAGATTGTCTCCCGCCGGGGATTTATAAG GTTTCTGTACAGCCAGCTGATGAAGTACAACCCAGACGTGCCAGGTGACAGTATATTTGAAGAAGCAGACGGGGATTTGTTAAGGGTTCGCCCAGGTGTGACCTTCCACTTATATATAAG CACTGCTCCTTGTGGTGATGGGGCGCTGTTTGACAAATCCTGCAGTGACCAGCCTTCTGCAGAGGGGGACACCAAGCACTGTCCCATTTTTGAGAATGTGAAGCAGGGCAAGCTGCGAACTAAAGTGGAAAATG GTGAGGGAACTATTCCTGTTGAGTCCAGCGATATTGTTCCCACCTGGGATGGGATTCAGCACGGGGAGAGACTTCGTACCATGTCTTGCAGCGATAAGATCCTGCGCTGGAATGTACTGGGCCTTCAAGGAGGTCTCCTTACACACTTTATGGAGCCCGTGTACCTCAGCTCTCTAACACTCG GTTATCTGTTCAGCAAAGGTCACCTGACGCGGGCCATCTGCTGCCGTATGTCACGAGACGGAGACGCCTTCCAGAACCAACTGCCGGACCTTTATCTCGTTAACCACCCAGAG GTGGGACGGGTCAGTGTCTACGATTCCACACGACAGACGGGAAAGACTAAAGAGTCCAGCGTGAACTGGTGTCTGGCAGACGAGGAAGCGGAAGTGCTGGATGGAACCAAGGGAAAAGTGGAGGG AGCCAAACTTGAGATCTCGCGTGTGTCCAAACTGCACATGTTCACCCTGTTCCAAGAACTCTGCCTCCTGCGCGGGCGCCACGACCTCTTAGCGCTCAGCAGCTACAGCGACGTCAAGGCCACAGTCGGCACTTACCAAACTGCCAGGGGACAGTTCTTTAGGGCTCTGGAGCAGATGGGCTATGGCAACTGGATCAGCAAACCGCAAGAGGAGAAATGCTTTTCCCTCTCCATTTAA